ACTGCATTTAGCGGTGCCCCAAGGCCACCCGCTGCACGTCAATGCTTACACCGTGAACCTGTTCGGCAAGTACTTAAGCTACGCGCTGCTGGCAGTGGCGGTGGATTTGGTATGGGGCTATTTGGGCATTTTGAGCTTGGGCCACGGGGCGTTTTTTGCCATTGGCGGTTACGCCATGGGCATGTACCTGATGCGCCAAATCGGTGACCGCGGTACTTATGGCGACCCGGTACTACCGGATTTTATGGTGTTTCTCAGTTGGGACAGCCTGCCCTGGTACTGGCTCGGTTTTGATATGGCCTGGTTTGCGTTTGCCATGGTGCTGTTAGCCCCCGGGTTATTGGCACTGGTATTCGGCTTTTTGGCGTTTCGTTCACGGGTCACTGGAGTGTATCTGTCGATTATTACCCAGGCGCTGACCTTTGCCCTGATGCTGGCATTCTTCCGCAATGAGATGGGCTTTGGTGGCAACAACGGGCTGACTGATTTCCGCGAGCTGCTGGGCTTCAACCTGCGCAGTAACGACACTCGCTTAGGGCTGTTTATTGCCACCGGCGTTGCGTTGGCACTGGGTTATATCCTGTGTCGGGCGATTGTTACCAGCAAGCTAGGTCGGGTGTGTGTGGCAACCCGGGACGCCGAAGCCCGCACGCGGTTTATTGGCTATCGGGTCGAACGCTTCCAGCTGTTTGTGTTCGTGGTTTCCGCCATGCTGGCAGGCTTGGCTGGCGCGCTTTATGTCCCTCAAGTGGGAATTATCAATCCCAGCGAGTTCTCGCCGATTTTCTCGATTGAAATTGTGCTGTGGGTGGCGCTGGGTGGCCGTGCCACGCTGTATGGCGCGGTCATCGGGGCGATCTTAGTCAACTACGCCAAAACAATTTTCACTGGCGTGATGCCCGATGCATGGCTATTTGCCCTGGGCGCGATGTTTGTCTTGGTCACCGTGTTTCTACCCAAAGGCGTGGCGGGGTTGTTGCTCCACCTAAAACGTCGCAAAAAAGCCGATACCTTGCCGAAGGAGGCTACCGCATGAGCTTGTTGCAATCGCTAACCACGCGGGATCGGGTGTTTGATTTTATGGCCCCTCAGGCCTCACCGGTAGATGTGCGTCATGGCCCGATTCTGTATATGGAAGATGTCTCGGTGAGCTTCGATGGCTTCAAGGCAATCAACAACTTAAACCTGACCATTGATGACGGTGAACTGCGCTGCATTATCGGCCCCAACGGGGCCGGTAAAACCACCATGATGGATATCATTACCGGCAAAACGCGCCCTAACGAAGGCAGCGTGTGGTTTGGCAGCCGCCATAATTTACTGCAAATGAATGAACCGGATATCGCCAGCTTGGGGATTGGCCGTAAGTTCCAAAAGCCCACGGTATTTGAAGCGCTGAGCGTGTTCGAAAACCTGGAGCTGGCGATGGCCGCCGACAAGCGCATTCTGCCAACCCTGACCGCCCGCATGACCGGTGAGATTAAAGACCGCATTGATGACGTGCTGGAAACGATCGGCTTGACCGAACTGCGCTACCAGCCGGCAGGGATTCTTTCCCACGGCCAAAAACAGTGGCTGGAAATTGGCATGCTGTTAATGCAACGCCCGCGCCTGCTGCTGGTAGATGAACCCGTTGCTGGGATGACGGAGCAGGAGATGGAGCGCACCGCTGAGTTGCTGACGGGCCTAGCGGGTAAGCAGTCGGTTGTCGTGGTAGAGCATGACATGGGCTTTGTACGTTCTATTGCCCGCAAAGTGACCGTGTTGCACCAAGGCAGCGTGCTGGCGGAAGGCAGTATGGATCAGGTATCCAGCGACCCGAAAGTGGTTGAGGTGTATCTGGGTGCAGACGACGAGGAGGCTGCCTAATGCTGGCGATTGAAAAGCTCAACCAGTTTTACGGGGAAAGTCACACCTTGTGGGACTTAGATCTCGACGTGCCTGAAGGCCAGTGCACCTGCGTGATGGGCCGCAACGGGGTGGGTAAGACCACCTTAATGAAAGCCATTATGGGCGAAGTGGCCGTAAAGAGTGGCCAGCTACGCTATCACAACGGTAAAGAAGGTCAGGTTGAACTGACGAAGAAAGCCGTTGAGGCACGTTCCCGTTTGGGCATTGGTTTTGTCCCCCAGGGGCGGCAGATTTTTCCGCTGCTCACCGTGGAAGAAAATCTACGCACTGGCTTGGCAGCGCGCAGTGATGGGCTGAAAAAAATCCCCGAGCGTATCTATGAACTGTTCCCTGTTTTAAAAGAGATGAAGCATCGCCGTGGCGGTGATTTGTCCGGTGGGCAACAGCAGCAACTCGCCATTGGCCGTGCGCTGGTGATAGAGCCCAAACTGCTGATTTTGGATGAGCCAGGAGAAGGCATTCAGCCCAATATTGTGGCGCAAATCGGTCAGGTCATTCGCCAACTGATCAAGGAAGATGGCTTAACGGTACTGCTGGTCGAGCAGAAGCTGCCCTTTGCCCGCAAGTACGCCGACCGCTTTGTGATTATGGATCGCGGCCGACCGGTCGCCAAAGGCGAGATTGCTGAGCTTTCCAATGAACTGATCAAGCAACATTTGACCGTCTAAGTTATCCACAGCTGGTTTCACTGACGTCCGCCATTATCTTATTCACAGCGTTGTCTGATTCACAATCGCGCCTCACTCAAGTCAATGGCGGACTTATTATGAAAAACCTGAGCTGAGTACGCATTGGCACTATTATTTTGCGTGTAAGATGACCCGTCTTCTTAATAATAATTGGGTGCGCAATGCGCTACAAAGATAAACATCAGCTCGCCGCCGAATGGCAAGTGCTTTTAGAGCGCACGCCAATATTGCTGCGCCAAGCAGTGGAAACGTTGGTAGAGCACCACTGCGACCGCTTTGCGGATCATTTTTATGGGGTAATGCTGGAAGACCCCCACGCGTCGCTTTTTCTCTCTAATGACCAAGTACGGGAGCGTTTAAACCCGTCTATGCGGCGCTGGCTGAAGGCAATGTTTACCGTTGAGCAGGCCGATTTTTACGCCCTGGTAGAACAGCAGGAAAAAGTGGGCCATGTGCATGCCCGTGTCGACATTCCTGTTAACTTGGTGCTTAACGGGGCAAGGCAGTTAAAGCAGGCGTTTTATCAACAAATTAACGCTATGTTTGCCACGCCTCTGTCGCCAGGTGATGCATGCGTCTACGTCTCAGATCATATTGATATGGCCATGGAAATCATGAGCCATGCCTACTCAGTCGCCAATGATCGCAATGCACGCACCGAAGAAGCGTACAAGCTATTTGCTCTTACCCAGAATATTGGGGACGAACGCGAGCGTCAGCGCTCTGCGTTATTGAACTGGGAAAATGAGCTGATGTTTGCCGTTGCCGCGCAGCAGGAAACGGCAACACTGCCCAAACTTTCCAAATCGGAATTTGGCTTGTGGTATTTTCACAAAGCCTGCCATGCCTTTGAAGGCGCGCCAGAAATCACCACGATTTCGCGACATATCCGTCAGGTCGATCAAGAGTGGCTTGTTGCACTGGGTCAGGATGACATGGGCCAGCGGCTTAATGCCCTGAGTGATATTCGCGATGCGGCGCGCACCATTTTAATGCTGCTAGATGACGTGCTGGAGCGTGCCTCGGGGCTAGAGGCGGGGCGCGATAGCTTGACGCGTTTGTTGAATCGCAAGTTTCTGTCAGTGGTGCTGAGCCGGGAAATTGAAATTGGTCGCCATTCAGAAAAACGCTTTGCCCTACTGATGGTGGATATAGACCACTTCAAGGCGATTAACGATACCCATGGCCATGATGCTGGTGACAATGTGCTGCAGCAGGTGGCCAGTATCCTCGATCGTTCCACCCGTGGTGGTGATTATGTATTTCGGATGGGCGGCGAAGAGTTTTTGA
This genomic window from Halomonas sp. TD01 contains:
- the urtC gene encoding urea ABC transporter permease subunit UrtC, whose amino-acid sequence is MMTHSSSSQFWLTRPFGERATQIFLGVLFAALLLVTVLHLAVPQGHPLHVNAYTVNLFGKYLSYALLAVAVDLVWGYLGILSLGHGAFFAIGGYAMGMYLMRQIGDRGTYGDPVLPDFMVFLSWDSLPWYWLGFDMAWFAFAMVLLAPGLLALVFGFLAFRSRVTGVYLSIITQALTFALMLAFFRNEMGFGGNNGLTDFRELLGFNLRSNDTRLGLFIATGVALALGYILCRAIVTSKLGRVCVATRDAEARTRFIGYRVERFQLFVFVVSAMLAGLAGALYVPQVGIINPSEFSPIFSIEIVLWVALGGRATLYGAVIGAILVNYAKTIFTGVMPDAWLFALGAMFVLVTVFLPKGVAGLLLHLKRRKKADTLPKEATA
- the urtD gene encoding urea ABC transporter ATP-binding protein UrtD, whose protein sequence is MSLLQSLTTRDRVFDFMAPQASPVDVRHGPILYMEDVSVSFDGFKAINNLNLTIDDGELRCIIGPNGAGKTTMMDIITGKTRPNEGSVWFGSRHNLLQMNEPDIASLGIGRKFQKPTVFEALSVFENLELAMAADKRILPTLTARMTGEIKDRIDDVLETIGLTELRYQPAGILSHGQKQWLEIGMLLMQRPRLLLVDEPVAGMTEQEMERTAELLTGLAGKQSVVVVEHDMGFVRSIARKVTVLHQGSVLAEGSMDQVSSDPKVVEVYLGADDEEAA
- the urtE gene encoding urea ABC transporter ATP-binding subunit UrtE, which translates into the protein MLAIEKLNQFYGESHTLWDLDLDVPEGQCTCVMGRNGVGKTTLMKAIMGEVAVKSGQLRYHNGKEGQVELTKKAVEARSRLGIGFVPQGRQIFPLLTVEENLRTGLAARSDGLKKIPERIYELFPVLKEMKHRRGGDLSGGQQQQLAIGRALVIEPKLLILDEPGEGIQPNIVAQIGQVIRQLIKEDGLTVLLVEQKLPFARKYADRFVIMDRGRPVAKGEIAELSNELIKQHLTV
- a CDS encoding diguanylate cyclase — translated: MRYKDKHQLAAEWQVLLERTPILLRQAVETLVEHHCDRFADHFYGVMLEDPHASLFLSNDQVRERLNPSMRRWLKAMFTVEQADFYALVEQQEKVGHVHARVDIPVNLVLNGARQLKQAFYQQINAMFATPLSPGDACVYVSDHIDMAMEIMSHAYSVANDRNARTEEAYKLFALTQNIGDERERQRSALLNWENELMFAVAAQQETATLPKLSKSEFGLWYFHKACHAFEGAPEITTISRHIRQVDQEWLVALGQDDMGQRLNALSDIRDAARTILMLLDDVLERASGLEAGRDSLTRLLNRKFLSVVLSREIEIGRHSEKRFALLMVDIDHFKAINDTHGHDAGDNVLQQVASILDRSTRGGDYVFRMGGEEFLIVLVDSDPDGSRLFAERLRQAVAKEPMLAAADTLLNVTVSVGVTLHDGHPDYQRSMQLADQALYQAKRSGRDRVVVQNA